In Dunckerocampus dactyliophorus isolate RoL2022-P2 chromosome 14, RoL_Ddac_1.1, whole genome shotgun sequence, one DNA window encodes the following:
- the LOC129194166 gene encoding bifunctional 3'-phosphoadenosine 5'-phosphosulfate synthase 2-like, with protein sequence MSGVKKPRTDLNRATNVVYQAHHVSRSKRGQVVGTRGGFRGCTIWLTGLSGAGKTTISFALEEFLVSHAIPCYSLDGDNIRHGLNKNLGFSAEDREENIRRIAEVARLFADAGLVCITSFISPFAKDRNEARKIHASAGLPFFEIFIHAPLEVCESRDVKGLYKKARAGEIKGFTGIDSEYERPEAPELVLKTGKLSVTECVQQVLEMLREQNIVPSEIMEEVNELFVPENRLNLAVADASTLPTISITKLDLQWVQVLAEGWASPLKGFMREREFLQVLHFGNLLDGGAINMSVPIVLPIGMETKRELDGCAALTLEYQGTRVAILRNPEFFEHRREERCARQWGTTCPQHPYIKMVMEGGDWLVGGDLEALEPIRWNDGLDQYRLTPRELKQKFKDMKADAVFAFQLRNPVHNGHALLMQDTKRRLLERGYKNPVLLLHPLGGWTKDDDVPLEWRMKQHAAVLDEGVLDPASTVVAIFPSPMMYAGPTEVQWHCRARMIAGANFYIVGRDPAGMPHPQTKKDLYEPTHGGKVLTMAPGLTSVEIIPFRVAAYKKSKKAMDFYQPECHADFEFISGTKMRNLARSGENPPEGFMAPKAWKVLVEYYTSLQKDK encoded by the exons GACCTGAACAGAGCTACCAATGTGGTCTACCAGGCCCACCATGTCAGTCGGAGCAAGCGAGGGCAGGTTGTGGGCACCCGGGGAGGATTCAGAGGGTGTACTATCTGGCTGACAG GTTTGTCTGGGGCGGGAAAAACCACCATCAGTTTTGCTCTGGAGGAGTTCCTGGTGTCACATGCCATCCCTTGCTACTCCCTGGACGGGGACAACATTCGTCACGGCCTGAACAAGAATTTGGGCTTTTCCGCCGAAGACCGTGAGGAGAACATCAGGCGCATAGCTGAGGTGGCCCGGCTGTTTGCGGACGCGGGGCTTGTTTGCATCACCAGTTTCATCTCCCCCTTCGCCAAG GATCGTAACGAGGCCAGGAAAATACACGCAAGTGCGGGACTCCCCTTTTTTGAGATCTTCATCCACGCCCCCCTGGAGGTGTGTGAGAGCAGGGACGTGAAAGGACTCTACAAGAAGGCTCGCGCCGGGGAGATTAAAG GCTTCACGGGGATCGACTCAGAGTACGAGCGCCCCGAGGCACCAGAGTTGGTACTGAAAACAGGGAAGCTGTCGGTGACCGAGTGTGTCCAACAAGTGCTGGAGATGCTCCGTGAGCag AACATCGTGCCCAGTGAGATCATGGAGGAGGTGAATGAGCTCTTTGTTCCGGAGAACAGGCTGAATCTGGCAGTGGCGGATGCAAGCACGCTGCCCACCATCAGCATCACCAAG CTGGACTTGCAGTGGGTGCAGGTTTTGGCCGAGGGCTGGGCGAGTCCTCTGAAGGGCTTCATGAGAGAGCGAGAGTTCCTCCAGGTCTTGCACTTTGGCAACCTCTTGGATG GTGGCGCCATCAACATGTCCGTTCCCATCGTCCTGCCCATCGGCATGGAGACCAAGCGAGAACTGGATGGCTGTGCGGCGCTAACTCTGGAGTACCAGGGCACCCGTGTGGCAATCCTGCGGAACCCTGAGTTCTTTGAGCACCGCAGGGAAGAACGCTGTGCCAGACAGTGGGGAACCACCTGCCCACAACACCCGTACATCAAG ATGGTCATGGAGGGCGGGGACTGGTTGGTGGGCGGTGACCTGGAGGCCCTAGAGCCCATCCGATGGAACGACGGACTGGACCAGTACCGCCTTACACCGCGGGAGCTCAAGCAGAAGTTCAAAGACATGAAAGCAG ATGCAGTATTTGCCTTCCAGCTGCGTAACCCGGTGCACAATGGCCACGCGTTGCTGATGCAGGACACCAAGCGGCGTCTGCTGGAGCGAGGCTACAAGAACCCCGTCCTCCTGCTGCACCCGCTCGGCGGCTGGACCAAAGACGACGACGTACCTCTGGAATGGCGCATGAAGCAGCATGCGGCCGTGCTGGACGAGGGCGTCCTGGACCCGGCCAGCACGGTTGTGGCCATTTTCCCCTCGCCGATGATGTACGCCGGACCCACGGAG GTGCAGTGGCACTGCAGGGCCCGGATGATCGCTGGAGCCAACTTCTATATTGTGGGCCGGGACCCCGCGGGCATGCCGCATCCTCAGACCAAGAAGGACCTTTATGAGCCTACGCACGGGGGCAAGGTCCTCACCATGGCGCCAGGCCTCACCTCTGTGGAGATCATCCCCTTCAGGGTGGCCGCCTACAAGAAGTCCAAGAAGGCCATGGACTTCTACCAGCCGGAGTG TCATGCTGACTTTGAGTTCATCTCCGGAACCAAGATGAGGAACTTGGCTCGCAGTGGAGAGAACCCGCCAGAAGGTTTCATGGCCCCCAAGGCCTGGAAGGTGCTGGTGGAGTACTACACCTCCCTGCAAAAGGACAAGTAA